One segment of Thermococcus sp. AM4 DNA contains the following:
- a CDS encoding Lrp/AsnC family transcriptional regulator has product MVRFDEKDREILETLRKEGRITLTELGRRLGLSPASVKNRIDKLKKLGAIRGFSAVIDPSFLERYVKVFMLLKLKAEDPEVDRILSKFAALDNVQAVYRTTGRTQALIIAEFEDMDEMKRFAGRLKGSLGSLLEYIEWGTIYDSLKDCWVSTGKRGSSNGRKGGYI; this is encoded by the coding sequence ATGGTCCGCTTCGACGAGAAGGACAGGGAGATCCTCGAAACTCTCAGGAAGGAAGGCAGGATAACGCTCACGGAGCTGGGGAGAAGGCTAGGCCTCTCCCCAGCCAGCGTCAAGAACCGCATTGATAAGCTGAAGAAACTCGGGGCAATCAGGGGATTTTCGGCCGTTATCGATCCCTCTTTTCTTGAGAGGTACGTGAAGGTGTTTATGCTCCTCAAGCTCAAGGCTGAGGATCCTGAGGTCGACAGGATACTCTCCAAGTTCGCGGCTCTGGACAACGTTCAGGCCGTTTACAGGACCACCGGGAGAACGCAGGCACTCATCATAGCGGAGTTCGAGGACATGGACGAGATGAAGAGGTTCGCCGGAAGGCTGAAGGGTTCCCTCGGTTCGCTCCTCGAGTACATAGAGTGGGGCACGATCTACGATTCGCTCAAGGACTGCTGGGTGAGCACGGGCAAGAGGGGAAGTTCCAATGGACGTAAGGGCGGTTATATTTGA
- a CDS encoding HAD-IA family hydrolase — MDVRAVIFDLDGTLVGAPTPFSEIKERLRERLLEMGVEENLLGELTPMYETLLKVSEKTGIDFERLHSVQVELETERMWESFLFKGALEVLEYLRGKGVKLALVTRSSRKAAELALEKNGIVDYFDSIVAREDVKPEELKPNPGQILKALSELGVPPEKAIAVGDHGYDVLAARKAGVLSILVTGHDSGRMSFSVDAEADFEVSNLNELRNLFERLFSTYVVVPAYNEEKTLPAVLNDLLRYFRRDEIVVVNDGSRDRTREIAESYGVHVLNHLVNRGLGGALGTGIAFAVRKNAELILTFDADGQHLLSDALRVMKPVAEGKADFAVGSRLKGDTSEMPFVKKFGNFVLDAITALFARKYVSDSQSGLRCFNRGCASKIRITCDRYAVSSEIIIEAAKHGCRIVEVPIKAVYTEYSMRKGTNVLEGVKIALNLLFDKLR; from the coding sequence ATGGACGTAAGGGCGGTTATATTTGACCTCGACGGCACACTCGTGGGGGCACCGACGCCGTTTTCGGAGATAAAGGAGCGCCTGAGAGAGCGCCTGCTTGAGATGGGCGTAGAGGAGAACCTCTTAGGTGAGCTCACACCCATGTACGAGACCCTGCTGAAGGTCTCGGAGAAAACGGGAATCGACTTTGAGAGGCTTCACTCGGTTCAGGTGGAGCTCGAAACGGAACGCATGTGGGAGAGCTTTCTCTTCAAAGGCGCTCTTGAAGTTCTGGAGTACCTCAGGGGAAAGGGAGTTAAGCTGGCCCTCGTGACGAGGAGCTCCAGAAAGGCGGCCGAGCTGGCCCTGGAGAAGAACGGCATAGTCGATTACTTCGATTCCATCGTTGCGAGGGAGGACGTTAAACCGGAGGAGCTGAAACCAAACCCGGGGCAGATTCTTAAAGCTCTCTCCGAGCTTGGCGTTCCGCCTGAAAAAGCCATAGCCGTCGGCGATCACGGCTACGACGTTTTAGCCGCAAGGAAGGCGGGAGTGCTGAGTATCTTGGTGACCGGCCACGACTCCGGGAGGATGAGCTTCTCCGTGGATGCGGAGGCGGATTTCGAGGTCTCCAACCTGAACGAGCTGAGAAACCTGTTTGAGAGGCTGTTCTCGACTTACGTAGTCGTTCCGGCCTACAACGAGGAAAAGACCCTTCCGGCTGTTCTCAACGATCTGCTCAGGTACTTCAGAAGGGATGAGATAGTAGTCGTGAACGACGGATCGCGGGACAGGACTAGAGAAATTGCCGAGTCGTACGGGGTCCACGTCCTGAACCATCTCGTCAACAGGGGCCTCGGGGGAGCGCTCGGTACGGGGATAGCGTTCGCGGTCAGGAAGAATGCCGAGCTGATTTTGACCTTCGATGCGGACGGCCAGCACCTGCTGAGCGATGCCCTCAGGGTCATGAAGCCGGTCGCCGAGGGGAAGGCTGACTTCGCAGTCGGCTCAAGGCTGAAGGGTGACACGAGCGAGATGCCCTTCGTCAAGAAGTTTGGGAACTTCGTCCTCGACGCAATAACGGCCCTCTTCGCCAGGAAGTACGTGAGCGACAGTCAGAGCGGGCTGAGATGCTTCAACAGGGGCTGTGCATCGAAGATCCGCATAACGTGCGATCGCTACGCCGTGTCGAGCGAGATAATAATAGAGGCCGCGAAGCACGGCTGCAGGATCGTTGAGGTTCCGATTAAGGCAGTCTACACCGAGTACTCCATGAGGAAGGGAACCAACGTGCTTGAGGGTGTAAAGATCGCGCTGAACCTGCTGTTTGACAAGCTGAGGTGA
- a CDS encoding DUF2304 domain-containing protein produces the protein MGMYVAQIIALAAIAYLLVRMVNDYRRGRIDWYGFVSWLVIFGIFAVIAVFPVRLSQEIKDVLGLKRGLDALFVVSIGLIFLLMFQLYVEIDRTKREITELTRKVAIELEEINERLKRLEER, from the coding sequence ATGGGTATGTACGTGGCTCAGATAATAGCCCTCGCGGCGATAGCTTACCTCCTCGTGAGGATGGTCAACGACTACAGGCGGGGAAGAATAGACTGGTACGGCTTCGTTTCGTGGCTCGTGATATTCGGCATCTTTGCCGTTATAGCGGTCTTCCCGGTCAGACTGTCCCAGGAGATCAAGGACGTTCTGGGCTTGAAGAGGGGCCTGGATGCGCTCTTCGTGGTCTCGATAGGCCTGATATTCCTGCTCATGTTCCAGCTCTACGTCGAAATAGACCGGACCAAGCGCGAGATAACGGAGCTCACGAGAAAGGTTGCCATAGAACTTGAGGAGATAAACGAGCGCCTCAAAAGGCTTGAAGAGCGCTAA
- a CDS encoding cytidine/deoxycytidylate deaminase family protein — MGVEIFLDREKAERIKKIRPTKDEYFMLIAKLVSLRATCPRLRVGAVAVKDGYILATGYNGAPRGMDHCIDVGCLIVDGHCHRAVHAEQNVIAMAARKGISLEGATLYVTHFPCDTCFKLVINAGIKEIVYEEMYPNEATEILLKEAQEKGIVKIKQFKLPKDRVRLFLEELFGDDF, encoded by the coding sequence TTGGGAGTCGAGATCTTTCTTGACAGGGAGAAAGCCGAGAGGATAAAAAAGATCAGACCAACGAAGGACGAGTACTTCATGCTCATAGCGAAGCTCGTCTCGCTCAGGGCAACCTGCCCGAGGCTTAGAGTTGGCGCGGTGGCCGTGAAGGACGGCTACATCCTCGCCACCGGCTACAACGGCGCGCCGAGGGGAATGGACCACTGCATTGACGTTGGCTGCCTAATCGTTGACGGTCACTGCCACAGGGCTGTCCATGCCGAGCAGAACGTCATAGCGATGGCAGCAAGGAAGGGAATAAGCCTCGAAGGGGCCACGCTTTACGTCACGCACTTCCCCTGCGACACCTGCTTCAAGCTCGTCATCAACGCTGGAATCAAGGAGATAGTCTACGAGGAGATGTACCCCAATGAGGCCACCGAGATACTGCTGAAGGAGGCGCAGGAAAAGGGAATAGTGAAGATAAAGCAGTTCAAACTGCCCAAGGACAGGGTGAGGCTTTTCCTCGAGGAGCTGTTCGGGGACGACTTTTAG
- a CDS encoding M48 family metallopeptidase yields the protein MMLVPLAVMLLLTYAVSGYIGLALAGLLFTGLVVLGRLSLRGKCQNCHPIIHAASEELIERLHSILERANLRDVEIYALEEYIPNAYSYGRRVVLSLGLFEILDDEEIAAVVAHELGHIKNRDTFLFPLVAYVRIFAFLMPFLLLALTQSFWITIGGFALYLWFELERSKFLRSREFKADDVALRLLEKPLSLKAALEELKYYEDLRARVKSHTLPGIEPTIDRPSQEKRNYWRPSFLIFPTHPTYEERIFRIVAYSSISS from the coding sequence ATGATGCTCGTTCCCCTCGCGGTGATGCTCCTCCTAACCTACGCCGTATCGGGCTACATCGGCCTGGCCCTAGCGGGTCTCCTCTTCACCGGCCTCGTGGTTCTCGGCAGGCTCTCCCTCAGGGGGAAGTGCCAGAACTGCCACCCCATAATCCACGCCGCCTCGGAGGAGCTCATAGAGAGGCTCCACTCCATCCTCGAACGGGCGAACCTCCGGGACGTCGAGATATACGCCCTCGAGGAATACATCCCCAACGCCTATTCCTACGGCAGGAGAGTAGTCCTCTCGCTCGGTCTCTTTGAGATACTGGACGACGAGGAGATAGCTGCCGTCGTCGCCCACGAGCTCGGCCACATCAAAAACAGGGACACCTTCCTCTTCCCGCTCGTCGCCTACGTGAGGATATTCGCGTTCCTGATGCCGTTCCTCCTGCTCGCCCTGACCCAGAGCTTCTGGATAACGATAGGCGGCTTTGCCCTGTACCTGTGGTTCGAGCTGGAGAGATCGAAGTTCCTGAGGAGCAGGGAGTTCAAGGCCGACGACGTCGCCCTCAGGCTTCTTGAGAAGCCCCTCTCACTGAAAGCCGCCCTGGAGGAGCTGAAGTACTACGAGGACCTCAGGGCGAGGGTTAAGAGCCACACCCTTCCTGGGATAGAGCCCACCATAGACAGGCCCTCCCAAGAGAAGCGCAACTACTGGAGGCCGAGCTTCCTGATATTCCCAACCCACCCGACCTACGAGGAAAGAATATTCAGGATAGTGGCCTACTCCAGCATCTCCTCCTGA
- a CDS encoding BlaI/MecI/CopY family transcriptional regulator — MEPHEFKLTEEGIKAVLPPLEAEIMEYMWKVKVATAGEVYEHMKKSHPEMRRSTVSILMNRLCEKGLLSRSVDYGRGGMRYVYSITTTREEFEEKVVQRILDALMSNFREATYAYLSRIRKE; from the coding sequence ATGGAACCCCACGAGTTCAAGCTCACCGAGGAGGGCATAAAGGCCGTTCTTCCCCCCCTCGAGGCCGAGATAATGGAGTACATGTGGAAGGTTAAGGTGGCAACCGCGGGTGAGGTCTACGAGCACATGAAAAAGAGCCATCCAGAGATGAGGCGCTCCACCGTGAGCATACTGATGAACCGCCTCTGCGAGAAGGGCCTCCTCTCGAGGAGCGTGGACTACGGACGGGGAGGCATGAGGTACGTCTACTCAATAACGACGACCAGGGAGGAATTCGAGGAGAAAGTCGTCCAGCGCATCCTCGACGCGCTCATGAGCAACTTCAGAGAAGCCACCTACGCCTACCTCTCCAGGATCAGGAAGGAGTGA
- a CDS encoding pyridoxal phosphate-dependent aminotransferase, with the protein MIRPSERAMGVEYAIRDVVLPARELEKKGIKVIRLNIGDPGKYDFQPPVHMQEAYCRAIKEGHNYYGPSEGLPEMREAVVKREKWKNGVDITSEDVRVTTAVTEALQLIFGSLLNPGDNILVPSPSYPPYVGLVKFYGAEPREYLTVEENGWQPDIDDIRKLIDERTKAIAVINPNNPTGALYEKKTVKAILDLAGEYDLPVISDEIYDLMTYEGRHVSPGSLTKDVPVIVMNGLSKVYFATGWRLGYFYYVDPEGKLEEVREAIDKLMRIRICPSTPAQFAAIAGLTGPMDYLEEYMKKLRERRDYIYKRLTEIPGVSTVKPQGAFYIFPRIEERKWKNDKEFVLDVLHEAHVLFVHGSGFGKAGDWHFRIVFLPPVEILEEAMDSFEEFMRKRLG; encoded by the coding sequence ATGATTCGTCCGTCCGAGAGGGCAATGGGTGTTGAGTACGCGATTAGAGACGTTGTCCTTCCCGCGAGGGAGCTTGAGAAGAAGGGTATAAAGGTCATCAGGCTCAACATCGGCGACCCCGGAAAGTACGATTTTCAGCCGCCCGTTCACATGCAGGAAGCTTACTGTCGCGCCATAAAGGAAGGTCACAACTACTACGGACCGAGTGAAGGTTTGCCGGAGATGAGGGAAGCCGTTGTCAAGAGGGAGAAGTGGAAGAACGGGGTAGACATAACGTCCGAGGATGTTCGCGTCACCACCGCTGTAACCGAGGCACTCCAGCTCATATTCGGCTCGCTCCTCAACCCCGGCGACAACATACTCGTTCCAAGCCCGAGCTATCCTCCCTACGTGGGCCTCGTCAAGTTCTATGGGGCAGAGCCGCGCGAATATCTGACGGTTGAAGAGAACGGCTGGCAGCCGGACATCGACGACATCAGAAAGCTGATAGACGAGAGGACGAAGGCCATAGCGGTCATCAACCCCAACAACCCGACAGGGGCGCTCTACGAGAAGAAGACCGTCAAGGCGATACTCGATTTAGCTGGAGAGTACGACCTGCCGGTTATAAGCGACGAGATTTACGACTTGATGACCTACGAGGGCAGGCACGTCTCCCCCGGCTCGCTCACGAAGGACGTCCCGGTTATAGTGATGAACGGCCTCTCCAAGGTCTACTTCGCCACAGGCTGGCGTCTGGGCTACTTCTACTACGTTGATCCGGAGGGCAAGCTCGAAGAGGTGAGGGAAGCGATAGACAAGCTCATGCGTATAAGGATATGCCCCAGCACTCCGGCCCAGTTCGCGGCGATAGCGGGTTTAACCGGTCCGATGGACTACCTTGAGGAGTACATGAAAAAGCTCCGCGAGAGGAGGGACTACATCTACAAGCGCCTGACCGAGATTCCGGGCGTCAGCACGGTCAAACCGCAGGGGGCTTTTTACATCTTCCCGCGGATTGAGGAGAGGAAGTGGAAGAACGACAAGGAGTTCGTGCTCGATGTCCTCCACGAGGCACACGTCCTCTTCGTCCACGGCTCGGGCTTCGGAAAGGCCGGCGACTGGCACTTCAGGATCGTCTTCCTTCCGCCGGTTGAGATACTCGAGGAGGCCATGGACAGCTTTGAGGAGTTCATGAGGAAGAGGCTGGGCTGA